In Nocardioides cavernae, a single genomic region encodes these proteins:
- a CDS encoding heavy metal translocating P-type ATPase, whose protein sequence is MTTESSTEAQPLSDVELAITGMTCASCANRIERKLNKLDGVSATVNYATEKAKVSFPVTVSTDDLLRTVEAAGYAAALPTQPDEVAAAEPERDPLLQRLLVSAALSIPVVAMAMVPAWQFTYWQWASLALAAPVVVWGAWPFHRAAWTNLRHGATTMDTLVSVGVLAAFGWSLWALFLGTAGEPGMTHPFRISIDRTDGAGNIYLEAAAGVTTFLLAGRWLEHRSKRRAGAALRALLELGVRDVAVLRDDASGGRSETRIPVDQLAVGDLFVVRPGEKVATDGEVVEGSSAVDASMLTGESVPVEVKPGDAVVGATVNAGGRLVVRATRVGADTQLAQMARLVEDAQNGKAEVQRLADRVSGVFVPIVIGLSVATLGFWLGAGAGATAAFTAAVAVLIIACPCALGLATPTALMVGTGRGAQLGILIKGPEVLESTRRVDTIVLDKTGTVTTGEMTVHDVVVAEGESVDDVRRLAAALESASEHPIGRAIAAAAGVPEDAAYVIEPGSRPPRPQLPVVEDFANREGLGVQGVVEGHAVVVGRPSLLADWAQHLPPSLDAAVQRAQGEGRTAVAVGWDGRARGVIVVGDTVKPTSAQAVAELRDLGLTPILLTGDNEAAARHVADQVGIETVVADVLPADKVAEVQRLQAAGKVVAMVGDGVNDAAALAQADLGLSMGTGTDVAIEAGDLTLVRGDLLVAVDAIRLSRRTLGTIKGNLFWAFAYNVAALPLAAAGLLNPMLAGAAMAFSSVFVVTNSLRLRGFRSSVA, encoded by the coding sequence ATGACCACTGAATCGAGCACTGAGGCCCAGCCCCTGAGCGACGTCGAGCTGGCGATCACCGGCATGACGTGCGCGTCGTGCGCCAACCGCATCGAGCGCAAGCTCAACAAGCTCGACGGCGTCTCGGCCACCGTCAACTACGCCACCGAGAAGGCCAAGGTCTCCTTCCCCGTCACCGTCTCCACCGACGACCTGCTGCGGACCGTCGAGGCCGCGGGCTACGCCGCCGCGCTGCCGACGCAGCCCGACGAGGTCGCCGCGGCCGAGCCGGAGCGCGACCCGCTGCTGCAGCGGCTGCTGGTCAGCGCCGCCCTCAGCATCCCGGTCGTCGCGATGGCGATGGTCCCGGCCTGGCAGTTCACCTACTGGCAGTGGGCCTCGCTGGCCCTGGCCGCCCCCGTCGTCGTGTGGGGCGCGTGGCCCTTCCACCGCGCGGCGTGGACCAACCTGCGCCACGGCGCGACCACGATGGACACGCTGGTGTCGGTCGGCGTGCTGGCGGCGTTCGGCTGGTCCCTGTGGGCGCTCTTCCTCGGCACCGCGGGCGAGCCCGGCATGACGCACCCGTTCCGGATCTCGATCGACCGCACCGACGGCGCGGGCAACATCTACCTCGAGGCCGCGGCCGGGGTGACGACGTTCCTCCTCGCCGGGCGCTGGCTGGAGCACCGCTCCAAGCGACGCGCGGGTGCGGCGCTCCGGGCGCTGCTCGAGCTCGGCGTGCGCGACGTGGCGGTGCTGCGCGACGACGCTTCTGGTGGGCGCAGCGAGACCCGGATCCCGGTCGACCAGCTCGCGGTGGGCGACCTGTTCGTCGTACGCCCCGGCGAGAAGGTCGCCACCGACGGCGAGGTCGTCGAGGGCAGCTCCGCGGTCGACGCCTCGATGCTCACCGGGGAGTCGGTGCCGGTCGAGGTGAAGCCCGGCGACGCCGTCGTTGGCGCCACGGTCAACGCCGGCGGTCGGCTCGTCGTCCGCGCCACCCGCGTCGGCGCCGACACCCAGCTCGCGCAGATGGCGCGGCTGGTCGAGGACGCGCAGAACGGCAAGGCCGAGGTGCAGCGCCTCGCCGACCGCGTGTCGGGCGTCTTCGTGCCGATCGTGATCGGCCTGTCCGTCGCGACCCTGGGCTTCTGGCTCGGCGCCGGGGCGGGTGCCACGGCGGCCTTCACCGCCGCGGTCGCCGTCCTGATCATCGCCTGCCCCTGCGCCCTCGGCCTGGCCACGCCGACCGCGCTGATGGTCGGCACCGGCCGTGGCGCCCAGCTCGGCATCCTCATCAAGGGACCCGAGGTCCTCGAGTCGACCCGGCGTGTGGACACGATCGTGCTCGACAAGACCGGCACCGTGACCACCGGTGAGATGACCGTCCACGACGTGGTGGTCGCCGAGGGCGAGTCCGTCGACGACGTACGACGCCTCGCAGCCGCGCTCGAGTCGGCGTCCGAGCACCCGATCGGCCGCGCGATCGCCGCCGCCGCCGGTGTACCTGAGGACGCCGCGTACGTGATCGAGCCCGGATCCCGTCCACCACGTCCTCAGCTACCGGTCGTCGAGGACTTCGCCAACCGCGAGGGGCTGGGCGTCCAGGGCGTCGTCGAGGGCCACGCCGTCGTCGTGGGCCGGCCGAGCCTGCTGGCCGACTGGGCGCAGCACCTCCCGCCGTCGCTGGACGCCGCCGTCCAGCGCGCGCAGGGCGAGGGCCGTACCGCCGTCGCCGTCGGCTGGGACGGCCGCGCGCGGGGCGTCATCGTCGTCGGCGACACCGTGAAGCCGACGTCCGCGCAGGCCGTTGCCGAGCTGCGCGACCTCGGCCTGACTCCGATCCTGCTCACCGGCGACAACGAGGCCGCCGCCCGCCACGTCGCCGACCAGGTCGGGATCGAGACGGTCGTGGCCGACGTACTGCCGGCCGACAAGGTCGCCGAGGTGCAGCGGCTGCAGGCCGCCGGCAAGGTCGTCGCGATGGTGGGCGACGGGGTGAACGACGCCGCCGCCCTCGCCCAGGCCGACCTCGGGCTGTCGATGGGCACCGGCACCGACGTGGCCATCGAGGCCGGCGACCTGACCCTCGTGCGTGGCGACCTGCTCGTCGCGGTCGACGCCATCCGGCTCTCCCGCCGCACCCTCGGCACGATCAAGGGCAACCTGTTCTGGGCCTTCGCCTACAACGTCGCCGCGCTCCCCCTCGCCGCCGCCGGGCTGCTGAACCCGATGCTCGCCGGCGCCGCGATGGCGTTCTCCAGCGTGTTCGTCGTGACCAACAGCCTCCGGCTGCGCGGGTTCCGCTCCTCCGTCGCGTGA
- a CDS encoding heavy-metal-associated domain-containing protein: MSETTTYTVTGMTCGHCAASVTEEISEIAGVEDVAVVVETGAVTVTSATPLDESAVRAAVEEAGYAVV, encoded by the coding sequence ATGAGCGAGACCACCACCTACACCGTCACCGGGATGACCTGCGGCCACTGCGCCGCGTCGGTCACCGAGGAGATCTCCGAGATCGCGGGCGTCGAGGACGTCGCCGTCGTCGTCGAGACCGGAGCCGTCACGGTCACCAGCGCGACCCCCCTCGACGAGTCGGCCGTCCGCGCCGCCGTCGAGGAGGCCGGCTACGCAGTCGTCTGA
- a CDS encoding metal-sensitive transcriptional regulator, giving the protein MSEQHGHLEGNDEAVQAHLKRLRRIEGQVRGIQRMVEEEKYCIDILTQVSAATKALQALALSLLDDHMAHCLVDAARQGGAEQEQKLKEASEAIARLVKS; this is encoded by the coding sequence ATGAGCGAGCAGCACGGCCACCTCGAGGGCAACGACGAAGCCGTCCAGGCGCACCTCAAGCGCCTCCGCCGGATCGAGGGGCAGGTCCGCGGGATCCAGCGGATGGTCGAGGAGGAGAAGTACTGCATCGACATCCTCACCCAGGTGTCCGCGGCGACGAAGGCGCTCCAGGCGCTTGCGCTCAGCCTGCTCGACGACCACATGGCGCACTGCCTGGTCGACGCCGCCCGGCAGGGCGGGGCCGAGCAGGAGCAGAAGCTCAAGGAGGCCTCCGAGGCCATCGCCCGCCTCGTGAAGTCCTGA
- a CDS encoding response regulator transcription factor, giving the protein MDIRVALLGGDELVRRGLDSMLKTLGGFELGTIKDRSRLPIDIALVETFGTARGDTTLQRAVTDPYIRRVAVYTWNHQPGLAHEPLGDGVTGYLAKSLNAQQLGRALRAIHLGETVVAPLLPVLPTKDLRSTTQIDFLTARERETLAHIATGKSNDDIARQMQISLNSVKSYIRSAYRKTGVQSRSQAVLWAVSHGLAAEVFERV; this is encoded by the coding sequence ATGGACATCCGTGTCGCGCTGCTCGGCGGCGATGAGCTCGTGAGGCGAGGCCTCGACAGCATGCTGAAGACGCTGGGCGGCTTCGAGCTCGGGACGATCAAGGACCGTTCGCGCCTGCCCATCGACATCGCGCTGGTCGAGACGTTCGGGACGGCGCGCGGCGACACCACGCTGCAGCGCGCGGTCACCGACCCGTACATCCGCCGGGTCGCGGTCTACACGTGGAACCACCAGCCCGGGCTGGCCCACGAGCCGCTCGGCGACGGCGTCACCGGCTACCTGGCCAAGAGCCTCAACGCCCAGCAGCTCGGCCGCGCCCTGCGAGCGATCCACCTCGGCGAGACCGTCGTCGCCCCGCTCCTGCCGGTGCTGCCGACCAAGGACCTGCGCTCGACCACCCAGATCGACTTCCTGACCGCGCGTGAGCGCGAGACCCTCGCCCACATCGCCACCGGCAAGAGCAACGACGACATCGCGCGGCAGATGCAGATCTCGCTCAACTCCGTGAAGTCCTACATCCGCAGCGCCTACCGCAAGACCGGCGTCCAGAGCCGCAGCCAGGCGGTCCTCTGGGCCGTCTCGCACGGCCTGGCGGCCGAGGTCTTCGAGCGCGTCTGA
- a CDS encoding glycerophosphodiester phosphodiesterase family protein: MTSYGDHTGPLAIAHRGGMGLAPENTLAAFGRATALGLTHLETDVRTTRDGHVVCFHDPTLRRVTGHPGRVTDLDLAALRRLRVGGTDRIPTLVEAMASFPDARFAIDLKDEASIGAMARLLRANPGWAERVLVAGAWSRWLDRLRDEAPGVTTALGWRSLTTLIACSRGGVRPPGLRTDVLAGGAFAHVPIRLGRLPVHSERVIRRAHELGIRVVVWTVDDPAAMRALLDMGVDGTITDRPDLLREVLISRGEWPRASGVRPAAPAPAPASAG; encoded by the coding sequence GTGACCAGCTACGGCGACCACACCGGACCACTCGCCATCGCCCACCGCGGAGGCATGGGGCTCGCCCCTGAGAACACCCTCGCCGCCTTCGGGCGGGCCACCGCGCTGGGCCTGACGCATCTCGAGACCGACGTCCGCACGACCCGCGACGGACACGTCGTGTGCTTCCACGACCCCACGCTGCGCCGGGTCACCGGTCATCCCGGACGGGTCACCGACCTGGACCTGGCCGCCCTGCGCCGACTGCGCGTCGGGGGCACCGACCGGATCCCGACGCTGGTCGAGGCGATGGCGTCCTTCCCGGATGCGAGGTTCGCGATCGACCTCAAGGACGAGGCGTCGATCGGGGCGATGGCACGGCTGCTGCGGGCCAACCCCGGGTGGGCGGAGCGGGTCCTCGTGGCGGGGGCGTGGTCCCGCTGGCTGGACCGTCTCCGCGACGAGGCGCCGGGGGTGACGACGGCGCTCGGCTGGCGCTCGCTCACCACGCTCATCGCCTGCTCGCGCGGTGGCGTACGCCCTCCGGGGCTGCGGACCGACGTCCTCGCGGGCGGCGCGTTCGCGCACGTGCCGATCCGGCTCGGACGGCTTCCCGTGCACTCCGAGCGGGTGATCCGACGCGCCCACGAGCTCGGCATCCGGGTGGTCGTGTGGACCGTCGACGACCCGGCCGCGATGCGCGCACTGCTCGACATGGGCGTGGACGGCACAATCACCGACCGCCCCGACCTGCTGCGCGAGGTGCTGATCAGCCGCGGCGAGTGGCCGCGCGCGTCCGGCGTACGTCCCGCGGCACCGGCGCCGGCGCCCGCGAGCGCCGGGTAG
- a CDS encoding DUF1963 domain-containing protein: protein MTTRTATRLTEIAADHLDPDAARRWLALLRPAVQLVPAGPGDPVVARLGGTPDLPPGIEWPQWPGQGRLSFVVELDLAALAATGADAGITLPAEGRLLGFYFEPDGDGRVVLSGDPDTVPGSRLLHVTGTGPAADPAAELTAMQTLTWPDDEHPALEDEGLEELPDPFWDELGDLREEDLGSDSWGRQVGGWADPVQASVELETAELRLGAATYDDVHREEALRWRPLLQIDSDWADGTAWEPADCLYWLARTDGAVPFQVPDDVGFTWQC, encoded by the coding sequence ATGACGACCCGGACCGCCACCCGTCTCACCGAGATCGCCGCCGACCACCTCGACCCCGACGCCGCGCGCCGCTGGCTCGCCCTCCTGCGTCCGGCAGTGCAGCTCGTCCCGGCCGGCCCCGGCGACCCGGTCGTCGCCCGCCTCGGCGGCACGCCCGACCTGCCGCCCGGGATCGAGTGGCCGCAGTGGCCCGGTCAGGGTCGGCTGTCGTTCGTGGTCGAGCTCGACCTGGCGGCGCTGGCCGCGACGGGGGCGGACGCAGGGATCACCCTGCCGGCGGAGGGCCGCCTGCTCGGGTTCTACTTCGAGCCCGACGGGGACGGCCGCGTGGTCCTGTCCGGAGACCCCGACACGGTGCCGGGCTCGCGGCTGCTCCACGTGACCGGCACCGGGCCGGCGGCCGACCCGGCCGCCGAGCTCACTGCGATGCAGACCCTCACCTGGCCGGACGACGAGCACCCGGCCCTGGAGGACGAGGGCCTCGAGGAGCTGCCGGACCCTTTCTGGGACGAGCTCGGCGACCTGCGCGAGGAGGACCTCGGGTCCGACTCGTGGGGTCGTCAGGTGGGCGGTTGGGCCGATCCCGTGCAGGCCTCCGTCGAGCTCGAGACCGCCGAGCTCCGCCTCGGCGCTGCGACGTACGACGACGTCCACCGGGAGGAGGCGCTCCGGTGGCGCCCCCTCCTGCAGATCGACAGCGACTGGGCCGACGGGACGGCGTGGGAGCCGGCGGACTGCCTCTACTGGCTCGCCCGCACCGACGGCGCAGTCCCGTTCCAGGTGCCCGACGACGTCGGCTTCACCTGGCAGTGCTGA
- a CDS encoding tetratricopeptide repeat protein — MTDFTPFEDLLRGHAGLLEDTTHDRWLRAQALFEERGYREAAVLLAELLDDPGDVGHELTDVRLLLARSLFHSAQLDGTIRVATELLEHDPNEPYAHLLVGRALQRKGLKDEAQPHLRLAELLGGYRT; from the coding sequence ATGACCGACTTCACCCCCTTCGAGGACCTGCTGCGCGGACACGCGGGGCTGCTCGAGGACACCACCCACGACCGCTGGCTGCGGGCGCAGGCGCTCTTCGAGGAGCGCGGCTACCGCGAGGCGGCGGTCCTCCTGGCCGAGCTTCTCGACGACCCCGGTGACGTGGGGCACGAGCTCACCGACGTACGCCTGCTGCTGGCGCGCTCGCTGTTCCACTCGGCCCAGCTCGACGGCACCATCCGGGTCGCGACCGAGCTGCTCGAGCACGACCCCAACGAGCCCTACGCCCACCTGCTGGTCGGGCGCGCCCTGCAGCGCAAGGGGCTCAAGGACGAGGCGCAGCCGCACCTGCGCCTGGCCGAGCTGCTCGGCGGCTACCGCACCTGA
- a CDS encoding LLM class flavin-dependent oxidoreductase, which yields MQFGIFSVGDVTTDPTDGRTPSEAERISAMTQYALKAEEVGLDVFATGEHHNPPFVVSSPTTHLGFIAAQTEKLLLSTSTTLITTNDPVKIAEDYAFLQHVSGGRVDLMMGRGNTGPVYPWFGKDIRDGIKLAVENYHLLRKLWREPVVNWQGQFRTPLQGYTSTPAPLDGTPPFVWHGSIRSTEIAEQAAYYGDGFFHNHIFWNKEHTEQMVKLYRRRFEHYGHGAADQAYVGLGGQAFMASTEAEAKRVFRPYFDNAPVYGHGPSMEDFTEMTPLTVGTPEQVIERTLGFADYVGDYQRQLFLMDHAGLPTSLALEQIEMLGTEVVPVLRTEFERRRPAHVPSDPPTHASLVAAGPDAPHHLVEPARARAEELAQQAEVTA from the coding sequence ATGCAGTTCGGCATCTTCAGCGTCGGTGACGTCACGACGGACCCGACCGACGGACGCACCCCGTCCGAGGCCGAGCGCATCTCGGCGATGACGCAGTACGCCCTCAAGGCGGAGGAGGTCGGCCTCGACGTCTTCGCGACCGGCGAGCACCACAACCCGCCGTTCGTCGTGTCGTCCCCGACCACCCACCTCGGCTTCATCGCGGCGCAGACCGAGAAGCTGCTGCTCTCGACGAGCACGACGCTGATCACCACCAACGACCCGGTGAAGATCGCCGAGGACTACGCGTTCCTGCAGCACGTCTCCGGCGGCCGCGTCGACCTGATGATGGGCCGCGGAAACACCGGCCCGGTGTACCCGTGGTTCGGCAAGGACATCCGCGACGGCATCAAGCTGGCGGTCGAGAACTACCACCTGCTGCGCAAGCTCTGGCGCGAGCCGGTCGTCAACTGGCAGGGTCAGTTCCGCACGCCGCTGCAGGGCTACACCTCGACGCCCGCGCCGCTCGACGGCACGCCGCCCTTCGTGTGGCACGGGTCGATCCGCAGCACCGAGATCGCCGAGCAGGCGGCCTACTACGGTGACGGCTTCTTCCACAACCACATCTTCTGGAACAAGGAGCACACCGAGCAGATGGTGAAGCTCTACCGCCGCCGCTTCGAGCACTACGGCCACGGTGCCGCCGACCAGGCCTACGTCGGCCTGGGCGGCCAGGCCTTCATGGCCTCCACCGAGGCCGAGGCCAAGCGCGTCTTCCGGCCCTACTTCGACAACGCCCCGGTCTACGGCCACGGCCCGTCGATGGAGGACTTCACCGAGATGACGCCGCTGACCGTCGGCACCCCCGAGCAGGTCATCGAGCGCACCCTCGGATTCGCCGACTACGTGGGCGACTACCAGCGGCAGCTGTTCCTGATGGACCACGCCGGTCTGCCCACCTCGCTGGCGCTCGAGCAGATCGAGATGCTCGGCACCGAGGTCGTGCCGGTGCTGCGCACGGAGTTCGAGCGCCGTCGCCCGGCCCACGTGCCCAGCGACCCGCCCACCCACGCGTCCCTCGTCGCCGCCGGTCCCGACGCGCCGCACCACCTCGTCGAGCCCGCCCGGGCCCGCGCCGAGGAGCTCGCGCAGCAGGCCGAGGTCACCGCATGA
- a CDS encoding FMN reductase encodes MSRRIVVVTAGLTVPSSTRLLADQLAEATTAQVTARGESADMEFIELREVAGELATFMVTGGIPTPRLTELREQVAAADGMIVVTPVFNGSYSGLFKMFFDALDKDSLAGTPVLIAATAGSARHSLVLDHALRPLFAYLRAVVVPTGIFAATEDFGSHGLSDRITRAAAELAALVLSQGGYGVGGFAPDLAARPRRTSGTKVAADVTPFGDLLRGHAGEA; translated from the coding sequence ATGAGCCGTCGCATCGTCGTGGTGACGGCGGGGCTGACCGTCCCGTCGTCCACCCGGCTGCTGGCCGACCAGCTCGCCGAGGCGACGACCGCGCAGGTCACCGCCCGCGGCGAGTCGGCGGACATGGAGTTCATCGAGCTGCGCGAGGTCGCCGGTGAGCTGGCCACCTTCATGGTCACCGGCGGCATCCCGACGCCGCGGCTGACCGAGCTGCGCGAGCAGGTCGCCGCGGCCGACGGGATGATCGTCGTGACGCCGGTCTTCAACGGCAGCTACAGCGGGCTGTTCAAGATGTTCTTCGACGCCCTCGACAAGGACTCGCTGGCCGGTACGCCGGTGCTGATCGCCGCGACCGCCGGCAGTGCCAGGCACTCGCTGGTCCTCGACCACGCGCTGCGGCCGCTGTTCGCCTACCTCCGCGCGGTGGTCGTACCCACCGGGATCTTCGCCGCGACCGAGGACTTCGGCAGCCACGGCCTCTCCGACCGGATCACCCGCGCTGCGGCCGAGCTCGCCGCGCTGGTGCTGAGCCAGGGCGGCTACGGCGTCGGCGGGTTCGCCCCTGACCTCGCCGCGCGCCCGCGGCGTACGTCCGGCACGAAGGTCGCGGCCGACGTGACGCCGTTCGGCGACCTGCTCCGGGGGCACGCCGGCGAGGCCTGA